ACCAATCGGCCGGCGGGCGAGGGCTATGCCGGCGTCGGCGAGTTGGTGCTGCGGCTCTCCGTCCCCGGTTCGGAACACTGGTATGACAGCCTGATTCCCGGGGAGAGGCGGGCCAGCGTGGAAATCCGCTACCTGGGGATCGACGATGCGGGGCGGGCGGTATTCGAGCGCCACGATGTCGACGTGCTGGCCGGCGGGCCGGTCGGGGCGGACACCGGCGCGGGGGTCCCGCCGTCCGGTCCGATCGATACGCGGCGGATTGCGATCGATCTGCGGACGACGCGCGAGATCCGGGTCCAGGGAAAGATCATCAATGTTCTGGAGGCCAGTCCCTCCGGGGTGGTTTTCCGCTTGTACTGAATCGCATTTTCTTGCGATCGGGGGGCATGTCCGGGCGCGGCGAACCACAAGCGCGCTAGAATGCCGCCCCATGGTTGCCATTTCTTCGGTTCCCTGCGAACCGTCTTTTCGGGCTGCGCGCTGCTGACGCCATGTCCGACTACTCCGATTTCGATCATTTCGGGCTCGACCCCCGACTCGTCGCCGCGGTGCGTGCGCTTGGTTACACGCGCCCCACGCCCATCCAGTCCAAGGCGATTCCCATCGTGCTGCGTGGCGGCGACGTGATGGGCGCGGCGCAGACCGGCACCGGCAAGACTGCCGGATTCTCCCTTCCGATCTTGCACCGGCTGCTGCCGCACGCGAGCACGAGCATGTCGCCCGCGCGGCATCCGGTGCGCGCCCTGATTCTCGCGCCGACGCGGGAACTGGCGGACCAGGTCGCCGTCAACGTGCGCCAATACGCGGCGCAGACGCCGTTGCGCAGCGCGGTGGTGTACGGCGGCGTCGACATGGATCCGCAGACCCAGGCGTTGCGGGCCGGCGTGGAAGTGCTCGTCGCAACCCCGGGGCGCCTGCTCGATCATCTGCAGTCGCGCAACACCTCCTTGTCGCAGGTGCAGGCGGTCGTTCTCGATGAGGCGGATCGCATGCTCGACATGGGATTCCTGCCGGACATCTCGCGCATCCTCAACCTGTTGCCGCGGGAGCGGCAGAGCCTGATGTTCTCGGCGACGTTCTCCGACGAGATCAAGAAGCTCGCCGGAAACTTTCTCCGCGATCCGGTGCTGGTCGAGGTCGCGCGCAGCAACGCCACGGCGGAGACGGTGCGCCAGGTGCTCGTACGGGTGCACGAGTCGGAGAAGGAGGCCGCGCTGACGGCATTGTTGCGCGATCACGATTACGCTCAGGTTCTGGTCTTCGTGAACGCCAAGATCGGTGCGCGGCGGCTGGCGCGGCAACTCGAACGCGACGGCGTGCCGACGGAGTCGATCCACGGCGACAAGTCGCAGGACGAGCGCATGAAGGCGCTCGACGCATTCAAGGCCGGAGCGGTGCGCGTGCTCGTTGCGACCGACGTGGCCGCACGAGGTCTGGACATCTCGGCCTTGCCCGCGGTCATCAATTACGACGTGCCGTTTTCGGCGGAAGACTATGTCCACCGCATCGGCCGTACCGGCCGGGCGGGAGCCGACGGCGTCGCGTTCACCATCGCCAGCGGGGCCGACGACAAGGCGGTTGCCGCGATCGAAAAGCTGATCAAGCGGCGAATCGAACCGATAACGGTGGATCTCCGTCTTCCCCCCCGCCGCCCCGCCCCGAGCCGGAGCGAAGGCGCAGGGCACGAAGGCGGCAGGCACGACGGTGGCCGTCGTCCCGCCCGCGGCGCATCCGCGCAGCGGGGATCGGCGGCGCCGGTGGACGATTTCTTTCTCAAGCCCTACGAACCCGGTCCGTCGGCGCCCGCGGAAACGGGGGCGGCAACCGCTGCCGCACCCGTGGCGGAGGAGCGCAAGCCCACCGTCCGGCGTGCCGCCCTGCTGGGCGGGGGACGCAGGTAAGGCATCGCGCCTGCG
This genomic window from Burkholderiales bacterium GJ-E10 contains:
- a CDS encoding ATP-dependent RNA helicase RhlE; its protein translation is MSDYSDFDHFGLDPRLVAAVRALGYTRPTPIQSKAIPIVLRGGDVMGAAQTGTGKTAGFSLPILHRLLPHASTSMSPARHPVRALILAPTRELADQVAVNVRQYAAQTPLRSAVVYGGVDMDPQTQALRAGVEVLVATPGRLLDHLQSRNTSLSQVQAVVLDEADRMLDMGFLPDISRILNLLPRERQSLMFSATFSDEIKKLAGNFLRDPVLVEVARSNATAETVRQVLVRVHESEKEAALTALLRDHDYAQVLVFVNAKIGARRLARQLERDGVPTESIHGDKSQDERMKALDAFKAGAVRVLVATDVAARGLDISALPAVINYDVPFSAEDYVHRIGRTGRAGADGVAFTIASGADDKAVAAIEKLIKRRIEPITVDLRLPPRRPAPSRSEGAGHEGGRHDGGRRPARGASAQRGSAAPVDDFFLKPYEPGPSAPAETGAATAAAPVAEERKPTVRRAALLGGGRR